Genomic window (Candidatus Zixiibacteriota bacterium):
AAATAATCTCCACCGCCCCTTTCGGTCCCATCACCGCAATCTCGGCGGTAGGCCAGCCGTAGTTCATATCGCCGCGGACATGCTTGGAGTTCATAACATCATACGCCCCGCCATACGCCTTGCGCGTTATCACCGTCACTTTCGGCACTGTCGCCTCGCAGTACGCATAGAGCAGCTTCGCGCCGTTCTTAATTATCCCGCCATGCTCCTGGTCAACGCCGGGCAGAAAGCCCGGAACATCCTCGAATGTCAGAAGCGGAATATTGAAGGCATCGCAAAACCGGATAAACCGCGCCGCCTTGTTCGATGACGCAATATCGAGCACTCCCGCCAGCACTGCCGGCTGGTTGGCGATAATCCCAATCGCGCGACCCCCGAGGCGCGCAAAACCAATCACAATATTCGCCGCAAAATCCGGCTGTATCTCCAGAAACTCGCCATTATCGACCACTCGATGAATAACCTCTTTTATGTCGTACGATTTGTTCGGGTTCTCCGGAACAATCGTATTAAGGACTTCGTCTTCCCTGTCAACGGGGTCATTGCTCTCGACAAAAGGCGGGTCTTCGAGATTATTTTGGGGGATATAACTCAACAATTTTCTCAATGTCGTCAGTGCCTCGGCTTCATTCTCGCAGGCAAAATGCGCCACCCCCGATTTTGACGCATGCACCACCGCGCCGCCCAGTTCCTCCGAGGTCACTACTTCATGCGTCACGGTCTTGACCACATTCGGTCCGGTGACAAACATGTACGAGGTATTCTTCACCATCAATATAAAATCGGTAATCGCCGGTGAATAGACTGCCCCTCCGGCGCAGGGACCGAGAATGACCGAAAACTGCGGAATTACGCCCGATGCCAATGTATTGCGCAGAAAGATATCGGCATACCCGCCCAGACTGACCACCCCTTCTTGAATTCTTGCGCCTCCGGAATCATTCAGCCCTATTACCGGCGCCCCGACTTTCATCGCCATATCCATAATCTTGCATATCTTCTCCGCATGCGCCTGCGACAGCGAACCGCCGAACACGGTGAAATCCTGAGAGAATACAAAGACCTGACGTCCCTCAATCGTGCCGCATCCGGTTACCACGCCATCCCCTAAAATTTTCATATCATCAAGCCCGAAATCGGAAGTCCGGTGCGTCACAAACATATCGAATTCTTCGAAGGAGTTCTTGTCGAGGAGAATTTCCAGACGTTCCCGCGCGGTCAGTTTCCCCTTTTTATGTTGCGCCTCAATCCGGTCGGCGCCGCCACCCAGACGCGCCTCTTCGCGCATCTCCGCTAATTTCTTCAGTTTTTCTTCAAGCGACATATGGTAGTATCCATCCTCACTTCATACGACCGTAGGGGCGGGGTTTATCCCCGCCCATAAAATCCCGCACCGCGGGATTTCTGACATCTGTAGGTCGAAATCCCGCTTCAAGCGGGATGGTTTCGACATCAATTCATCGTCAATATCTTTAGATATTGACAAGTAATCATCCTCGCAAACGCGCCTCCCGCCGTAGCGGGGGAGTCCAGATTCCGTTGGTCGAAACCTTCATGGTTTCGATATTATCATCCCGCTCTGCGGGACGGTAACCCAATCGTTGCCGTAGGAGCGGGGTTCATCCCCGCCCATAAAATCCCGCACCGCGGGATTTTTGACGGGCGACCGCAAGGGTCGCCCCTACA
Coding sequences:
- a CDS encoding acyl-CoA carboxylase subunit beta, whose product is MSLEEKLKKLAEMREEARLGGGADRIEAQHKKGKLTARERLEILLDKNSFEEFDMFVTHRTSDFGLDDMKILGDGVVTGCGTIEGRQVFVFSQDFTVFGGSLSQAHAEKICKIMDMAMKVGAPVIGLNDSGGARIQEGVVSLGGYADIFLRNTLASGVIPQFSVILGPCAGGAVYSPAITDFILMVKNTSYMFVTGPNVVKTVTHEVVTSEELGGAVVHASKSGVAHFACENEAEALTTLRKLLSYIPQNNLEDPPFVESNDPVDREDEVLNTIVPENPNKSYDIKEVIHRVVDNGEFLEIQPDFAANIVIGFARLGGRAIGIIANQPAVLAGVLDIASSNKAARFIRFCDAFNIPLLTFEDVPGFLPGVDQEHGGIIKNGAKLLYAYCEATVPKVTVITRKAYGGAYDVMNSKHVRGDMNYGWPTAEIAVMGPKGAVEIIFKKEIEKSKNPEAELAKKTDEYREKFANPFIAAAYGYLDDIIEPKTTRPRLIRAFQMLETKKDENPRKKHGNIPL